Within the Rhizobium favelukesii genome, the region CGAAGCTCCGCGTAACGTTCGCGATCTCACCGAGCATGCCGATATTGTCGTCCTTTTGCCCGATCCGGCCTCGGCACAGTCCTGTCTCGATCTGGCTGACGACGCGGCAGATGCTGTGCACGACAGCATCGCCGCCGTACATATCGGGGCCGATCCGCTGGCCATGCTCGTATCGGCCGAGGAAATCGAATTGCAGATGCTCCGAGACCTCGAGGAAGGTTCGACGCACGAACGGTTCGAACGCGTCAAGCGGCTATTCGACGAGTGGAGACTGAGCGCGCCTCACCGGCAAAGCCTGGTGCTCGGCGATTGCCAGGGTGACCTGCGCCGTTGCGTCGGCAACGTTTGCCGGAACGCGTCGCTTGTCGTCACGCCCTATCGAGGCAATCTCGACGCTCGTGACGCCTTCCATGACGTCCTCTTTCACGAAGGCAAGCTCGTGCTCGTCCCGCCGGCCAATGGCTATCGCGGACGTCTGCTGGACCACGTCCTGATCGGCTGGAAGCCGCATGACCACGCGCGGCGCACGATGGTCGCCGCACAGCGCTGGCTGGAAGCCGCCAACCGCGTTACCGTGCTCTGCGTCGATGACAAGCCGAAC harbors:
- a CDS encoding universal stress protein, with protein sequence MITTTTDHRNWSQGFGAPGSGEAPRNVRDLTEHADIVVLLPDPASAQSCLDLADDAADAVHDSIAAVHIGADPLAMLVSAEEIELQMLRDLEEGSTHERFERVKRLFDEWRLSAPHRQSLVLGDCQGDLRRCVGNVCRNASLVVTPYRGNLDARDAFHDVLFHEGKLVLVPPANGYRGRLLDHVLIGWKPHDHARRTMVAAQRWLEAANRVTVLCVDDKPNRHYETTATEICRQLGLDAEVVVTSSTGRSVGNTILDFGTSVNATCILIGAFKHGYLLELLLGRVTYRLLSHATVPLLMSH